One Setaria italica strain Yugu1 chromosome I, Setaria_italica_v2.0, whole genome shotgun sequence DNA window includes the following coding sequences:
- the LOC101780592 gene encoding uncharacterized protein LOC101780592 isoform X2, translating into MPATRRSAAAAGMPGGDGSDGGKCGGEEGSGRSKGPPASPNKRGKVSLGGNGSDGGDDSPGRIKRPSASPLASPNKRGKAEASEPKENALAAAERNSSGRSEGKEMGKSGGTHFKYADKVILGGGDDIVFGQSGKHADIFQHPRHGNKVTKAVFVSADNSADTEPTELVSVPTTSSGEDNQGVKESALGNQCDPIKGSIPLSVWQAFKDGLKQGILNPDDIEVTLDSSPYYVSGTANEILLSSALMHMEKEFRNRFEKISSLNRRILISGPSGSELYQEALVKALAKHFDARLLILDSLVLGGDSLKELRKDDAPTGADIVGLSNKNTFGEVFYAALGNLIIEVISEESCCSKLIVLLKDAHMLLTEYREWLRRELPICVLIIGCQTQGGKDQEASGSQPKLFPHKICIELPQNKEQLSDVRKQLQHDIQILKTKAIVANINEGWSAERMRAIQAVFPAAPDVMVLYPNQFLDLWACGQAVEEPWAEVWRRLPLVLHDVQLSEAVQINLQAEHYDGIVIKRHDFSETISKVLRKHPGPIKCVRLDSTACPGPGLLSEWVDMLSAKAVQELVLVNLTWPMEQLEFPLHRLCSQRLVTLALGFFGLTALGLDLCYTLLSLEQLILVGCRFSGQALSAVLYYLTRLSSLTIGSCDITAGCGHQGLEIESRTLTRLHLCKCTASAVTIVNAPALQVLITGVTSAPAPGRRETLVLIDLRSADELQTLEHLGLHLHRLQITSDATVKLKHRPVVSLPALKTLSIGIQVCVPHHASILVDLLGSLPRLQELTLWRVDDLPTSGDDETCRKAWSLDCVPPCITHCLENLIVQEYRGGGGEVAFVRRVLSIGCSLVSVTLCLHQTVPLEVATTPFGGCLVASNGCKIVVRRATHGVYE; encoded by the exons atgCCGGCgactcgccggagcgccgccgccgcggggatgCCGGGCGGCGATGGAAGCGACGGAGGGAAATGCGGTGGGGAGGAAGGCTCCGGCAGGAGCAAGGGCCCGCCGGCCTCGCCGAACAAGCGCGGGAAGGTGTCCCTCGGCGGCAATGGAAGCGACGGGGGGGATGATAGCCCCGGCAGGATCAAGCGGCCTTCGGCCTCCCCTCTGGCCTCGCCGAACAAGCGCGGGAAG gcggaggcgtcCGAGCCGAAGGAGAACGCTCTAGCCGCGGCGGAGAGGAACAGTTCGGGGCGCTCAGAGGGGAAGGAGATGGGGAAGTCG GGAGGAACACATTTTAAATATGCTGACAAAGTTATCCTAGGAGGAGGGGATGATATTGTTTTCGGTCAAAGTGGCAAGCATGCCGAT ATTTTTCAGCATCCTCGACATGGTAATAAAGTTACTAAAGCAGTGTTTGTTTCTGCTGACAATTCAGCTGACACTGAGCCCACCGAGTTAGTATCTGTACCAACCACATCATCTGGAGAAGATAACCAAGGAGTAAAAGAATCTG CTCTTGGAAATCAGTGCGATCCTATTAAAGGCAGTATACCTCTGAGCGTTTGGCAAGCCTTTAAGGATGGGCTGAAACAAGGCATTCTTAACCCTGATGATATTGAAGTAACCCTTGATAGTTCCCCATATTATGTCAG TGGCACTGCAAACGAAATACTTTTATCATCTGCTCTTATGCACATGGAAAAGGAGTTCCGGAATCGCTTTGAAAAAATATCATCCCTAAATCGGCGAATTCTAATATCCGGTCCATCAG GTTCCGAACTGTATCAGGAAGCATTGGTGAAGGCACTTGCAAAGCATTTTGATGCTAGACTTCTCATACTTGACTCTCTTGTGCTTGGTGGT GATTCCCTAAAGGAGTTAAGGAAGGATGATGCACCGACAGGAGCTGACATTGTTGGACTATCCAACAAAAACACTTTCGGAGAAGTTTTTTATGCTGCTTTAGGAAACCTGATTATTGAG GTCATTTCAGAAGAAAGCTGCTGCAGTAAATTGATTGTATTACTCAAGGACGCACATATGTTGTTGACAGAGTATAGAGAATGGCTGAGAAGAGAACTTCCAATTTGTGTTCTGATTATTGGATGCCAAACTCAGGGAGGCAAAGATCAG GAAGCATCTGGAAGTCAGCCTAAACTTTTCCCTCACAAAATTTGCATCGAACTTCCACAG AACAAAGAGCAGCTATCAGATGTAAGGAAACAACTACAACATGATATTCAAATCCTCAAAACTAAAGCCATTGTTGCTAATATCAATGAG GGTTGGTCGGCGGAGCGTATGCGTGCCATCCAGGCTGTCTTCCCAGCGGCCCCGGACGTGATGGTCCTTTACCCTAATCAATTCCTGGACCTATGGGCGTGCGGGCAAGCCGTGGAGGAGCCGTGGGCTGAGGTGTGGAGGCGGCTCCCGCTGGTGCTGCACGACGTGCAGCTGTCAGAGGCCGTGCAGATAAATCTGCAGGCGGAGCACTACGACGGCATCGTCATCAAGCGGCATGACTTCAGCGAGACCATCAGCAAGGTGCTCAGGAAGCACCCAGGCCCAATCAAGTGCGTCCGCCTTGATAGCACCGCCTGCCCCGGGCCTGGCCTCCTAAGCGAGTGGGTGGATATGCTGTCAGCAAAGGCTGTGCAAGAGCTGGTGCTGGTCAACCTGACCTGGCCCATGGAGCAGCTGGAGTTCCCACTACACCGCCTTTGCAGCCAGAGACTGGTGACCCTGGCGCTTGGGTTCTTCGGGTTGACGGCGCTCGGCCTCGACTTGTGCTATACCCTCTTATCTCTGGAGCAGCTAATCTTGGTGGGATGCCGCTTCTCAGGACAAGCTCTCTCCGCAGTACTCTACTATCTGACACGCCTGAGCAGCCTCACCATCGGGAGCTGCGACATCACGGCCGGATGCGGCCATCAAGGCCTGGAGATCGAGTCCCGAACTTTGACTAGGCTGCACCTGTGCAAGTGCACTGCAAGTGCCGTCACCATCGTCAACGCCCCAGCGCTGCAAGTGCTCATCACGGGGGTTACCTCAGCCCCAGCACCTGGAAGAAGGGAGACGCTGGTGCTCATTGACCTGAGGTCCGCTGACGAGCTGCAGACACTCGAACACCTTGGTCTCCACCTCCATAGACTCCAGATTACCAGCGACGCCACTGTCAAGTTGAAGCACCGGCCGGTCGTCTCACTGCCCGCTCTCAAGACTCTCAGCATTGGGATACAGGTCTGCGTGCCACACCACGCATCCATCCTGGTGGATCTGCTCGGTAGCCTGCCCCGCCTCCAAGAGCTGACTCTCTGG CGGGTCGATGATCTCCCTACCAGTGGTGATGACGAAACCTGCAGAAAAGCGTGGTCCCTCGACTGTGTGCCGCCCTGCATCACCCACTGCCTGGAGAACCTCATCGTTCAAGAGtacagaggaggcggcggggaggttgCTTTCGTCCGGCGTGTGCTGTCGATCGGCTGCAGCCTCGTGTCGGTCACGCTCTGCCTGCACCAGACAGTCCCACTGGAGGTCGCCACCACACCATTCGGCGGATGCCTGGTCGCCTCAAACGGCTGTAAGATAGTAGTCAGGCGCGCCACACATGGGGTGTACGAGTAA
- the LOC101780592 gene encoding uncharacterized protein LOC101780592 isoform X1, whose protein sequence is MPATRRSAAAAGMPGGDGSDGGKCGGEEGSGRSKGPPASPNKRGKVSLGGNGSDGGDDSPGRIKRPSASPLASPNKRGKAEASEPKENALAAAERNSSGRSEGKEMGKSGGTHFKYADKVILGGGDDIVFGQSGKHADIFQHPRHGNKVTKAVFVSADNSADTEPTELVSVPTTSSGEDNQGVKESALGNQCDPIKGSIPLSVWQAFKDGLKQGILNPDDIEVTLDSSPYYVSGTANEILLSSALMHMEKEFRNRFEKISSLNRRILISGPSGSELYQEALVKALAKHFDARLLILDSLVLGGFQDSLKELRKDDAPTGADIVGLSNKNTFGEVFYAALGNLIIEVISEESCCSKLIVLLKDAHMLLTEYREWLRRELPICVLIIGCQTQGGKDQEASGSQPKLFPHKICIELPQNKEQLSDVRKQLQHDIQILKTKAIVANINEGWSAERMRAIQAVFPAAPDVMVLYPNQFLDLWACGQAVEEPWAEVWRRLPLVLHDVQLSEAVQINLQAEHYDGIVIKRHDFSETISKVLRKHPGPIKCVRLDSTACPGPGLLSEWVDMLSAKAVQELVLVNLTWPMEQLEFPLHRLCSQRLVTLALGFFGLTALGLDLCYTLLSLEQLILVGCRFSGQALSAVLYYLTRLSSLTIGSCDITAGCGHQGLEIESRTLTRLHLCKCTASAVTIVNAPALQVLITGVTSAPAPGRRETLVLIDLRSADELQTLEHLGLHLHRLQITSDATVKLKHRPVVSLPALKTLSIGIQVCVPHHASILVDLLGSLPRLQELTLWRVDDLPTSGDDETCRKAWSLDCVPPCITHCLENLIVQEYRGGGGEVAFVRRVLSIGCSLVSVTLCLHQTVPLEVATTPFGGCLVASNGCKIVVRRATHGVYE, encoded by the exons atgCCGGCgactcgccggagcgccgccgccgcggggatgCCGGGCGGCGATGGAAGCGACGGAGGGAAATGCGGTGGGGAGGAAGGCTCCGGCAGGAGCAAGGGCCCGCCGGCCTCGCCGAACAAGCGCGGGAAGGTGTCCCTCGGCGGCAATGGAAGCGACGGGGGGGATGATAGCCCCGGCAGGATCAAGCGGCCTTCGGCCTCCCCTCTGGCCTCGCCGAACAAGCGCGGGAAG gcggaggcgtcCGAGCCGAAGGAGAACGCTCTAGCCGCGGCGGAGAGGAACAGTTCGGGGCGCTCAGAGGGGAAGGAGATGGGGAAGTCG GGAGGAACACATTTTAAATATGCTGACAAAGTTATCCTAGGAGGAGGGGATGATATTGTTTTCGGTCAAAGTGGCAAGCATGCCGAT ATTTTTCAGCATCCTCGACATGGTAATAAAGTTACTAAAGCAGTGTTTGTTTCTGCTGACAATTCAGCTGACACTGAGCCCACCGAGTTAGTATCTGTACCAACCACATCATCTGGAGAAGATAACCAAGGAGTAAAAGAATCTG CTCTTGGAAATCAGTGCGATCCTATTAAAGGCAGTATACCTCTGAGCGTTTGGCAAGCCTTTAAGGATGGGCTGAAACAAGGCATTCTTAACCCTGATGATATTGAAGTAACCCTTGATAGTTCCCCATATTATGTCAG TGGCACTGCAAACGAAATACTTTTATCATCTGCTCTTATGCACATGGAAAAGGAGTTCCGGAATCGCTTTGAAAAAATATCATCCCTAAATCGGCGAATTCTAATATCCGGTCCATCAG GTTCCGAACTGTATCAGGAAGCATTGGTGAAGGCACTTGCAAAGCATTTTGATGCTAGACTTCTCATACTTGACTCTCTTGTGCTTGGTGGT TTTCAGGATTCCCTAAAGGAGTTAAGGAAGGATGATGCACCGACAGGAGCTGACATTGTTGGACTATCCAACAAAAACACTTTCGGAGAAGTTTTTTATGCTGCTTTAGGAAACCTGATTATTGAG GTCATTTCAGAAGAAAGCTGCTGCAGTAAATTGATTGTATTACTCAAGGACGCACATATGTTGTTGACAGAGTATAGAGAATGGCTGAGAAGAGAACTTCCAATTTGTGTTCTGATTATTGGATGCCAAACTCAGGGAGGCAAAGATCAG GAAGCATCTGGAAGTCAGCCTAAACTTTTCCCTCACAAAATTTGCATCGAACTTCCACAG AACAAAGAGCAGCTATCAGATGTAAGGAAACAACTACAACATGATATTCAAATCCTCAAAACTAAAGCCATTGTTGCTAATATCAATGAG GGTTGGTCGGCGGAGCGTATGCGTGCCATCCAGGCTGTCTTCCCAGCGGCCCCGGACGTGATGGTCCTTTACCCTAATCAATTCCTGGACCTATGGGCGTGCGGGCAAGCCGTGGAGGAGCCGTGGGCTGAGGTGTGGAGGCGGCTCCCGCTGGTGCTGCACGACGTGCAGCTGTCAGAGGCCGTGCAGATAAATCTGCAGGCGGAGCACTACGACGGCATCGTCATCAAGCGGCATGACTTCAGCGAGACCATCAGCAAGGTGCTCAGGAAGCACCCAGGCCCAATCAAGTGCGTCCGCCTTGATAGCACCGCCTGCCCCGGGCCTGGCCTCCTAAGCGAGTGGGTGGATATGCTGTCAGCAAAGGCTGTGCAAGAGCTGGTGCTGGTCAACCTGACCTGGCCCATGGAGCAGCTGGAGTTCCCACTACACCGCCTTTGCAGCCAGAGACTGGTGACCCTGGCGCTTGGGTTCTTCGGGTTGACGGCGCTCGGCCTCGACTTGTGCTATACCCTCTTATCTCTGGAGCAGCTAATCTTGGTGGGATGCCGCTTCTCAGGACAAGCTCTCTCCGCAGTACTCTACTATCTGACACGCCTGAGCAGCCTCACCATCGGGAGCTGCGACATCACGGCCGGATGCGGCCATCAAGGCCTGGAGATCGAGTCCCGAACTTTGACTAGGCTGCACCTGTGCAAGTGCACTGCAAGTGCCGTCACCATCGTCAACGCCCCAGCGCTGCAAGTGCTCATCACGGGGGTTACCTCAGCCCCAGCACCTGGAAGAAGGGAGACGCTGGTGCTCATTGACCTGAGGTCCGCTGACGAGCTGCAGACACTCGAACACCTTGGTCTCCACCTCCATAGACTCCAGATTACCAGCGACGCCACTGTCAAGTTGAAGCACCGGCCGGTCGTCTCACTGCCCGCTCTCAAGACTCTCAGCATTGGGATACAGGTCTGCGTGCCACACCACGCATCCATCCTGGTGGATCTGCTCGGTAGCCTGCCCCGCCTCCAAGAGCTGACTCTCTGG CGGGTCGATGATCTCCCTACCAGTGGTGATGACGAAACCTGCAGAAAAGCGTGGTCCCTCGACTGTGTGCCGCCCTGCATCACCCACTGCCTGGAGAACCTCATCGTTCAAGAGtacagaggaggcggcggggaggttgCTTTCGTCCGGCGTGTGCTGTCGATCGGCTGCAGCCTCGTGTCGGTCACGCTCTGCCTGCACCAGACAGTCCCACTGGAGGTCGCCACCACACCATTCGGCGGATGCCTGGTCGCCTCAAACGGCTGTAAGATAGTAGTCAGGCGCGCCACACATGGGGTGTACGAGTAA
- the LOC101780592 gene encoding uncharacterized protein LOC101780592 isoform X3, translating to MPATRRSAAAAGMPGGDGSDGGKCGGEEGSGRSKGPPASPNKRGKAEASEPKENALAAAERNSSGRSEGKEMGKSGGTHFKYADKVILGGGDDIVFGQSGKHADIFQHPRHGNKVTKAVFVSADNSADTEPTELVSVPTTSSGEDNQGVKESALGNQCDPIKGSIPLSVWQAFKDGLKQGILNPDDIEVTLDSSPYYVSGTANEILLSSALMHMEKEFRNRFEKISSLNRRILISGPSGSELYQEALVKALAKHFDARLLILDSLVLGGFQDSLKELRKDDAPTGADIVGLSNKNTFGEVFYAALGNLIIEVISEESCCSKLIVLLKDAHMLLTEYREWLRRELPICVLIIGCQTQGGKDQEASGSQPKLFPHKICIELPQNKEQLSDVRKQLQHDIQILKTKAIVANINEGWSAERMRAIQAVFPAAPDVMVLYPNQFLDLWACGQAVEEPWAEVWRRLPLVLHDVQLSEAVQINLQAEHYDGIVIKRHDFSETISKVLRKHPGPIKCVRLDSTACPGPGLLSEWVDMLSAKAVQELVLVNLTWPMEQLEFPLHRLCSQRLVTLALGFFGLTALGLDLCYTLLSLEQLILVGCRFSGQALSAVLYYLTRLSSLTIGSCDITAGCGHQGLEIESRTLTRLHLCKCTASAVTIVNAPALQVLITGVTSAPAPGRRETLVLIDLRSADELQTLEHLGLHLHRLQITSDATVKLKHRPVVSLPALKTLSIGIQVCVPHHASILVDLLGSLPRLQELTLWRVDDLPTSGDDETCRKAWSLDCVPPCITHCLENLIVQEYRGGGGEVAFVRRVLSIGCSLVSVTLCLHQTVPLEVATTPFGGCLVASNGCKIVVRRATHGVYE from the exons atgCCGGCgactcgccggagcgccgccgccgcggggatgCCGGGCGGCGATGGAAGCGACGGAGGGAAATGCGGTGGGGAGGAAGGCTCCGGCAGGAGCAAGGGCCCGCCGGCCTCGCCGAACAAGCGCGGGAAG gcggaggcgtcCGAGCCGAAGGAGAACGCTCTAGCCGCGGCGGAGAGGAACAGTTCGGGGCGCTCAGAGGGGAAGGAGATGGGGAAGTCG GGAGGAACACATTTTAAATATGCTGACAAAGTTATCCTAGGAGGAGGGGATGATATTGTTTTCGGTCAAAGTGGCAAGCATGCCGAT ATTTTTCAGCATCCTCGACATGGTAATAAAGTTACTAAAGCAGTGTTTGTTTCTGCTGACAATTCAGCTGACACTGAGCCCACCGAGTTAGTATCTGTACCAACCACATCATCTGGAGAAGATAACCAAGGAGTAAAAGAATCTG CTCTTGGAAATCAGTGCGATCCTATTAAAGGCAGTATACCTCTGAGCGTTTGGCAAGCCTTTAAGGATGGGCTGAAACAAGGCATTCTTAACCCTGATGATATTGAAGTAACCCTTGATAGTTCCCCATATTATGTCAG TGGCACTGCAAACGAAATACTTTTATCATCTGCTCTTATGCACATGGAAAAGGAGTTCCGGAATCGCTTTGAAAAAATATCATCCCTAAATCGGCGAATTCTAATATCCGGTCCATCAG GTTCCGAACTGTATCAGGAAGCATTGGTGAAGGCACTTGCAAAGCATTTTGATGCTAGACTTCTCATACTTGACTCTCTTGTGCTTGGTGGT TTTCAGGATTCCCTAAAGGAGTTAAGGAAGGATGATGCACCGACAGGAGCTGACATTGTTGGACTATCCAACAAAAACACTTTCGGAGAAGTTTTTTATGCTGCTTTAGGAAACCTGATTATTGAG GTCATTTCAGAAGAAAGCTGCTGCAGTAAATTGATTGTATTACTCAAGGACGCACATATGTTGTTGACAGAGTATAGAGAATGGCTGAGAAGAGAACTTCCAATTTGTGTTCTGATTATTGGATGCCAAACTCAGGGAGGCAAAGATCAG GAAGCATCTGGAAGTCAGCCTAAACTTTTCCCTCACAAAATTTGCATCGAACTTCCACAG AACAAAGAGCAGCTATCAGATGTAAGGAAACAACTACAACATGATATTCAAATCCTCAAAACTAAAGCCATTGTTGCTAATATCAATGAG GGTTGGTCGGCGGAGCGTATGCGTGCCATCCAGGCTGTCTTCCCAGCGGCCCCGGACGTGATGGTCCTTTACCCTAATCAATTCCTGGACCTATGGGCGTGCGGGCAAGCCGTGGAGGAGCCGTGGGCTGAGGTGTGGAGGCGGCTCCCGCTGGTGCTGCACGACGTGCAGCTGTCAGAGGCCGTGCAGATAAATCTGCAGGCGGAGCACTACGACGGCATCGTCATCAAGCGGCATGACTTCAGCGAGACCATCAGCAAGGTGCTCAGGAAGCACCCAGGCCCAATCAAGTGCGTCCGCCTTGATAGCACCGCCTGCCCCGGGCCTGGCCTCCTAAGCGAGTGGGTGGATATGCTGTCAGCAAAGGCTGTGCAAGAGCTGGTGCTGGTCAACCTGACCTGGCCCATGGAGCAGCTGGAGTTCCCACTACACCGCCTTTGCAGCCAGAGACTGGTGACCCTGGCGCTTGGGTTCTTCGGGTTGACGGCGCTCGGCCTCGACTTGTGCTATACCCTCTTATCTCTGGAGCAGCTAATCTTGGTGGGATGCCGCTTCTCAGGACAAGCTCTCTCCGCAGTACTCTACTATCTGACACGCCTGAGCAGCCTCACCATCGGGAGCTGCGACATCACGGCCGGATGCGGCCATCAAGGCCTGGAGATCGAGTCCCGAACTTTGACTAGGCTGCACCTGTGCAAGTGCACTGCAAGTGCCGTCACCATCGTCAACGCCCCAGCGCTGCAAGTGCTCATCACGGGGGTTACCTCAGCCCCAGCACCTGGAAGAAGGGAGACGCTGGTGCTCATTGACCTGAGGTCCGCTGACGAGCTGCAGACACTCGAACACCTTGGTCTCCACCTCCATAGACTCCAGATTACCAGCGACGCCACTGTCAAGTTGAAGCACCGGCCGGTCGTCTCACTGCCCGCTCTCAAGACTCTCAGCATTGGGATACAGGTCTGCGTGCCACACCACGCATCCATCCTGGTGGATCTGCTCGGTAGCCTGCCCCGCCTCCAAGAGCTGACTCTCTGG CGGGTCGATGATCTCCCTACCAGTGGTGATGACGAAACCTGCAGAAAAGCGTGGTCCCTCGACTGTGTGCCGCCCTGCATCACCCACTGCCTGGAGAACCTCATCGTTCAAGAGtacagaggaggcggcggggaggttgCTTTCGTCCGGCGTGTGCTGTCGATCGGCTGCAGCCTCGTGTCGGTCACGCTCTGCCTGCACCAGACAGTCCCACTGGAGGTCGCCACCACACCATTCGGCGGATGCCTGGTCGCCTCAAACGGCTGTAAGATAGTAGTCAGGCGCGCCACACATGGGGTGTACGAGTAA
- the LOC101780592 gene encoding uncharacterized protein LOC101780592 isoform X4: MFLFMAMKFLLAEGGTHFKYADKVILGGGDDIVFGQSGKHADIFQHPRHGNKVTKAVFVSADNSADTEPTELVSVPTTSSGEDNQGVKESALGNQCDPIKGSIPLSVWQAFKDGLKQGILNPDDIEVTLDSSPYYVSGTANEILLSSALMHMEKEFRNRFEKISSLNRRILISGPSGSELYQEALVKALAKHFDARLLILDSLVLGGFQDSLKELRKDDAPTGADIVGLSNKNTFGEVFYAALGNLIIEVISEESCCSKLIVLLKDAHMLLTEYREWLRRELPICVLIIGCQTQGGKDQEASGSQPKLFPHKICIELPQNKEQLSDVRKQLQHDIQILKTKAIVANINEGWSAERMRAIQAVFPAAPDVMVLYPNQFLDLWACGQAVEEPWAEVWRRLPLVLHDVQLSEAVQINLQAEHYDGIVIKRHDFSETISKVLRKHPGPIKCVRLDSTACPGPGLLSEWVDMLSAKAVQELVLVNLTWPMEQLEFPLHRLCSQRLVTLALGFFGLTALGLDLCYTLLSLEQLILVGCRFSGQALSAVLYYLTRLSSLTIGSCDITAGCGHQGLEIESRTLTRLHLCKCTASAVTIVNAPALQVLITGVTSAPAPGRRETLVLIDLRSADELQTLEHLGLHLHRLQITSDATVKLKHRPVVSLPALKTLSIGIQVCVPHHASILVDLLGSLPRLQELTLWRVDDLPTSGDDETCRKAWSLDCVPPCITHCLENLIVQEYRGGGGEVAFVRRVLSIGCSLVSVTLCLHQTVPLEVATTPFGGCLVASNGCKIVVRRATHGVYE; encoded by the exons ATGTTCCTATTCATGGCGATGAAATTTCTGTTGGCAGAG GGAGGAACACATTTTAAATATGCTGACAAAGTTATCCTAGGAGGAGGGGATGATATTGTTTTCGGTCAAAGTGGCAAGCATGCCGAT ATTTTTCAGCATCCTCGACATGGTAATAAAGTTACTAAAGCAGTGTTTGTTTCTGCTGACAATTCAGCTGACACTGAGCCCACCGAGTTAGTATCTGTACCAACCACATCATCTGGAGAAGATAACCAAGGAGTAAAAGAATCTG CTCTTGGAAATCAGTGCGATCCTATTAAAGGCAGTATACCTCTGAGCGTTTGGCAAGCCTTTAAGGATGGGCTGAAACAAGGCATTCTTAACCCTGATGATATTGAAGTAACCCTTGATAGTTCCCCATATTATGTCAG TGGCACTGCAAACGAAATACTTTTATCATCTGCTCTTATGCACATGGAAAAGGAGTTCCGGAATCGCTTTGAAAAAATATCATCCCTAAATCGGCGAATTCTAATATCCGGTCCATCAG GTTCCGAACTGTATCAGGAAGCATTGGTGAAGGCACTTGCAAAGCATTTTGATGCTAGACTTCTCATACTTGACTCTCTTGTGCTTGGTGGT TTTCAGGATTCCCTAAAGGAGTTAAGGAAGGATGATGCACCGACAGGAGCTGACATTGTTGGACTATCCAACAAAAACACTTTCGGAGAAGTTTTTTATGCTGCTTTAGGAAACCTGATTATTGAG GTCATTTCAGAAGAAAGCTGCTGCAGTAAATTGATTGTATTACTCAAGGACGCACATATGTTGTTGACAGAGTATAGAGAATGGCTGAGAAGAGAACTTCCAATTTGTGTTCTGATTATTGGATGCCAAACTCAGGGAGGCAAAGATCAG GAAGCATCTGGAAGTCAGCCTAAACTTTTCCCTCACAAAATTTGCATCGAACTTCCACAG AACAAAGAGCAGCTATCAGATGTAAGGAAACAACTACAACATGATATTCAAATCCTCAAAACTAAAGCCATTGTTGCTAATATCAATGAG GGTTGGTCGGCGGAGCGTATGCGTGCCATCCAGGCTGTCTTCCCAGCGGCCCCGGACGTGATGGTCCTTTACCCTAATCAATTCCTGGACCTATGGGCGTGCGGGCAAGCCGTGGAGGAGCCGTGGGCTGAGGTGTGGAGGCGGCTCCCGCTGGTGCTGCACGACGTGCAGCTGTCAGAGGCCGTGCAGATAAATCTGCAGGCGGAGCACTACGACGGCATCGTCATCAAGCGGCATGACTTCAGCGAGACCATCAGCAAGGTGCTCAGGAAGCACCCAGGCCCAATCAAGTGCGTCCGCCTTGATAGCACCGCCTGCCCCGGGCCTGGCCTCCTAAGCGAGTGGGTGGATATGCTGTCAGCAAAGGCTGTGCAAGAGCTGGTGCTGGTCAACCTGACCTGGCCCATGGAGCAGCTGGAGTTCCCACTACACCGCCTTTGCAGCCAGAGACTGGTGACCCTGGCGCTTGGGTTCTTCGGGTTGACGGCGCTCGGCCTCGACTTGTGCTATACCCTCTTATCTCTGGAGCAGCTAATCTTGGTGGGATGCCGCTTCTCAGGACAAGCTCTCTCCGCAGTACTCTACTATCTGACACGCCTGAGCAGCCTCACCATCGGGAGCTGCGACATCACGGCCGGATGCGGCCATCAAGGCCTGGAGATCGAGTCCCGAACTTTGACTAGGCTGCACCTGTGCAAGTGCACTGCAAGTGCCGTCACCATCGTCAACGCCCCAGCGCTGCAAGTGCTCATCACGGGGGTTACCTCAGCCCCAGCACCTGGAAGAAGGGAGACGCTGGTGCTCATTGACCTGAGGTCCGCTGACGAGCTGCAGACACTCGAACACCTTGGTCTCCACCTCCATAGACTCCAGATTACCAGCGACGCCACTGTCAAGTTGAAGCACCGGCCGGTCGTCTCACTGCCCGCTCTCAAGACTCTCAGCATTGGGATACAGGTCTGCGTGCCACACCACGCATCCATCCTGGTGGATCTGCTCGGTAGCCTGCCCCGCCTCCAAGAGCTGACTCTCTGG CGGGTCGATGATCTCCCTACCAGTGGTGATGACGAAACCTGCAGAAAAGCGTGGTCCCTCGACTGTGTGCCGCCCTGCATCACCCACTGCCTGGAGAACCTCATCGTTCAAGAGtacagaggaggcggcggggaggttgCTTTCGTCCGGCGTGTGCTGTCGATCGGCTGCAGCCTCGTGTCGGTCACGCTCTGCCTGCACCAGACAGTCCCACTGGAGGTCGCCACCACACCATTCGGCGGATGCCTGGTCGCCTCAAACGGCTGTAAGATAGTAGTCAGGCGCGCCACACATGGGGTGTACGAGTAA